A window of Sinimarinibacterium sp. NLF-5-8 genomic DNA:
AAACGACCTTAGTACGCCGCGCTGAATAGTGTTGGCTCGAAAACCTGAGTGGTTGCAGACAGGAATTGCTGTGCCGAGTCCGCCATATCGTCGAGCGGGACGTGGCAACTGTAAGCGTTGGATAGCATCCTTGTCGCACCGAAATTTTCACCCATGATCTGCAATGCTTTTTGCGCAACGGGTAGTCGCCTTGTTCGGTAGCCGTATATGAGCGCTACGGTTCCGGGGTGAATCTGATAGAGCGCCCCCAGAGCATGAGCGGTGTCGGCGAGTGTTTTTGCTCCCAAGTTCTGACTGATATCCATGTCAGGGTAGTGAATGCCGGTGAGCACCTGTAGCGCATACTCGTCGGCCTGCGTCTCGATGTCCTCGTCGCATGAAGTATCCAGCTTGATGTCTACAACCGGATCGTCTCCGGGTTTGACATGCCCTGACATGATGTGCCCCAGCTCATGCGCAAGGTGGAAAGCGAGCCAGGCCGGACTATCTCGTCCCGAGCAGAGCACTATGACCGGACGGTCGTCTATGAAAGTGGCGAGTCCTGCGATGGCTTTTGATGGTTTGGGCAGCCGTGTGATATGCACAACTGCAATGCCATTTTTCCAGCAGTAGTCAATCAGTCCAGGCAAGTCCGGCCACGGACGGCTTGATTCGGAAAGAATGCTGTTGCGCACTTCCTGCGCGGTGTGAGTACCCGTGAAGGCGAGCGTGTCGCGCATCAGGCCAGCGGTGATCCGCGCGGCGTGTAGTGCGGTCATGATGGCGCCGGTAACTTCCGAAAATTGGGTGTTTCGGTTGCGTTTGAGTTGGACATTTTGAATAGGAAGAGCGACATCGGCAGAAAAATCCGTGAAGTGCTCTATGCCCACGCCCAAAAACTTCGCCGCGCTCATTTGCGCGGTGAGTCGGTTGATACCATTTTCGAACAGCGAATCATCCCACCAGTCCGGCAGGATGGCGTCTTGCACGAACCTGTGACTCAACCCATGCGAGTTCAGTTGCGCATAAAACGGCTGCATCGTGGCGGGTATTTTTGACATGAACGCGGCACATTCCCCTTTGGCTCTGATCGCAACATATTTTCGCATGTTGCGAGTGTTTAAGGAAGCTGGGCCTGAATGACCTCAAGCAGACCGCTTGCAAAATTTAATGTCCCGTAGTTCGACTGTGTTGGTGCGAAAGAAATACTCGGTACGCACACCACAAGCGCGCGCCAATGCCAGCAACTGCGCTGACGAAGGCGTCAGCAAGCCCTTTTCGAACTTCATGACAGCCGTGTGAGAGATGCCCAGCTTGGATGCTACGGCCTCCAAAGTTAAGCCTGCCGCCAGCCGAGCCTGGCGAATGCGCGTTGCGATCATGACAGTCCACCTGTTGTTTGTATGAAAACTCTAGATATCTGGGGCGAACATCACTTGTTGATAACTTTTTTGGGGTGTGGGGCGCAGCCCCGCGCTAAACGCTTTTAAGATTTGCTTTTCGCTAATCGCCTTTGCTTTGGCCTGGCTTTCAGGCTTGCGGATGCCAAGTGCACCGTAGCTTAAGGCCAGTATTTTGCCAGTCTCAAGCTAGAGCTTGGCATGAACACGCCAAGCCCCAACCGGCCCTCGCTGCCGCGCACGCTGATCCATGCCCTGATGGCTGTTGCCGTCCTGCTGTCCAGTACGCTGACCCACGCGCAGATTCCCATCCCGCCAACCAAGGGGGAGGGCAATGTATTTATTCCGGTGATGGTCAACTGGCTGAACATGCTGCCGATCAAGTTCGGGCCTGCACCCTTGCTGCCGGGGCCGGGAGAGCCGCCAACAATGTCCGCGCAGGTCACGCCTTGCCTATGTCCATCGCGGCTGGTCGGTGCGCCCGTGCCGGGCATTCCGTTGACTTATTGGGAGCCGTCCTATGTGGCGGAGATGACTCGCAAGCCGGGCAACCTGGTGACGCTGGGCGGGGTTCCTTCACCCTTGTCGGCGATGACGATGTTGCACGGCGCATCCTCGACGGACACCAGCACAGGCGGTGGCGGTGGCGGAAAACGGATGCAGGCGCACTGGTACATCTATCCGGTATTTGCCGTGATGGGGCTGATGCTGGATGCTGCATGTTCGGCGATGGGGCACAACGGCATTGACCTGGCGGCGGTAACAGAGGTCGATCCGTTATGGCAGGACGACGAATGGGCCATTGCATTTGCCCCTGAATCTATACTTTTTTCGCTGCCGGTGACACAGTTGGCGTGCATGGCTGATACGGTCGCCAGTGCCGTCGCCTACCCATTGGACCCGTTGTTCTGGTGCGTGGGGGGCTGGGGGTCTACCTATCCGTTGTCTGGCAACGCAAACTCGGTCAACGGGGATGCGCAGGGCAATGCTTTGACCCTTGCCAAGTTTGTGGCGCGGCAGACGCGCATTGGCATCCTGCCGCAAACGGTCGGCCCGACTGCCATGTGCTCGCCCCATCCGAATCCGATCTGGGTCAAATCCCAATGGCGGGTGGAACCCGTATTCCCGCTGCCGACCTTCAACGCGCCCATTTATTTCGGGCAGACCGAGATGCGTTGGGCGGCAGTACCTCCTGCCAACTTTCCGGGGGCGTCTGACAGCGCCTATCTGCTGTGGCGGGGGCGGCAATGCTGTGTCCGGCCCTAATCTCGTCTCTTGCCAGCACCTGAAACCCAGCCTCCACGCTGGGTTTTTTGTTGCTCAATGTCCAATTCGCAAAACCTTCCAGCCAAGACTAGAGAAGAAAACGCCGCCGAATCCGGCTGCGGTTTTGGTCAAGACAATTTTGAAGGATTTTGCATTCATGCCAATCAGTGCGGCCATTGCGCCTTGCGAGTTTTCACTTGCGCCCCCGCCCGTCACAACCGTCAGGAAACGCGCCCCTGTGCCCGTCAAAGCAGCGATCAGACCCGCAACCAGCGACAAGCTGCAAGGCATTTTTGTCAACATCCGGTTTCCGACCCGGTTGACCGAAAACCGGGACACGATCGCCGTTGACCCGCTGCCTGGCACCCCCTTGCGGGTAGACCTGCATCCGGCCACATCGGCAGCCTGCCATACCGCCCAGCGTCCTGCGGGCATCCAGTCCGATGTGCGCCTGGATGCTTGTCGCATTGCGTTGCCCTGCGCGACCTATGCGGTCAGAAGCGCAACAGACCAGGGCATTGTCGTCGAGCGTATTGGCATCGGTGCCGACCGCATCCAGCAGATGAGTGTCCAGCGATTCAAACAATGGCTGGGAGAGGCGCGTGGGCGCATCGTCTGGGTCAAAAAATCGGTGGCTTACATTGCTTTTCGGGGGCATTGGTGAGTACGGATAGCCATGATCAGCCGTGCGGTCGCGGTCACAGGATGACCCGGCTGCCAACGCATTCATTGTGGACGCTTTCCACGCCGGAACAACGATTGATTGCTGCGCGCTGGGCGGTTGCAGATGTCCGTTTACCTGGACACCTGGTCGATGAAGGCATCCAGGAAATCATGTTTGCCTTCACACGTCACCGGGCGTCGCCGCAGACCAGCGAACGCGATCTGGGACGACTGATGCGAACCACAGCCAAGCGCTGGGCCATCGACATCAAGCGCAAGCTGGCCTACCCGGTGCGCCTGAACCCGGATGACTTCTGGAACCCGGATGCACGCGGAGCAGCCGAGGAAGCCGACATTGATTTTGATCCGGCCATATTGCAACAAAGTGAGGCCGATGACGGCGCCGAGCAGGTGCAGGATGGCTTTGAGCACTGCATCGACCCGCAATCCGAGCAGGCGGACTATCGCCAG
This region includes:
- a CDS encoding TraU family protein, with product MNTPSPNRPSLPRTLIHALMAVAVLLSSTLTHAQIPIPPTKGEGNVFIPVMVNWLNMLPIKFGPAPLLPGPGEPPTMSAQVTPCLCPSRLVGAPVPGIPLTYWEPSYVAEMTRKPGNLVTLGGVPSPLSAMTMLHGASSTDTSTGGGGGGKRMQAHWYIYPVFAVMGLMLDAACSAMGHNGIDLAAVTEVDPLWQDDEWAIAFAPESILFSLPVTQLACMADTVASAVAYPLDPLFWCVGGWGSTYPLSGNANSVNGDAQGNALTLAKFVARQTRIGILPQTVGPTAMCSPHPNPIWVKSQWRVEPVFPLPTFNAPIYFGQTEMRWAAVPPANFPGASDSAYLLWRGRQCCVRP
- a CDS encoding ImmA/IrrE family metallo-endopeptidase is translated as MSKIPATMQPFYAQLNSHGLSHRFVQDAILPDWWDDSLFENGINRLTAQMSAAKFLGVGIEHFTDFSADVALPIQNVQLKRNRNTQFSEVTGAIMTALHAARITAGLMRDTLAFTGTHTAQEVRNSILSESSRPWPDLPGLIDYCWKNGIAVVHITRLPKPSKAIAGLATFIDDRPVIVLCSGRDSPAWLAFHLAHELGHIMSGHVKPGDDPVVDIKLDTSCDEDIETQADEYALQVLTGIHYPDMDISQNLGAKTLADTAHALGALYQIHPGTVALIYGYRTRRLPVAQKALQIMGENFGATRMLSNAYSCHVPLDDMADSAQQFLSATTQVFEPTLFSAAY
- a CDS encoding helix-turn-helix domain-containing protein, which encodes MIATRIRQARLAAGLTLEAVASKLGISHTAVMKFEKGLLTPSSAQLLALARACGVRTEYFFRTNTVELRDIKFCKRSA